From one Anguilla rostrata isolate EN2019 chromosome 12, ASM1855537v3, whole genome shotgun sequence genomic stretch:
- the LOC135236388 gene encoding thrombopoietin-like isoform X2 — protein MDLNRALLLLLYMAASEVQDIQTRPIDFVCDYQARRSMNKVEEIKSAMGECDGSDLLPSAIPLPCVGINMGAWRKKSLQQKRGQVLAALKVLTEGLKMVRAKTQNGCQSTLLERLEHSVTNYLHIVMNLDILDKGEGQDFACQSRNTLNLDQVLMQYNKLLSGMLEMFMLELKDMCQGET, from the exons ATGGATTTGAACA GAgccctgcttctgctgctgtataTGGCTGCTTCTGAGGTGCAGGACATTCAGACCAGACCAATCGATTTTGTGTGTGACTATCAAGCCAGGAGAAGCATGAACAAAGTGGAGGAGATTAAGTCTGCCATG GGGGAGTGTGATGGGTCTGACCTCCTCCCTTCTGCCATCCCGCTGCCATGTGTGGGAATAAACATGGGGGCCTGGAGGAAGAAATCA CTACAGCAGAAGAGGGGTCAAGTCTTGGCTGCTCTGAAGGTTCTTACAGAGGGTTTGAAGATGGTGAGGGCAAAGACCCAAAATGGGTGTCAGTCCACCCTGCTGGAGCGGCTGGAGCATAGTGTCACCAATTACCTGCACATAGTGATGAACCTGGATATCTTG GACAAAGGCGAGGGCCAGGACTTTGCTTGTCAGAGCCGGAACACCCTGAATTTAGACCAGGTCCTCATGCAGTACAACAAGCTGCTCAGTGGCATGCTGGAAATGTTTATGCTGGAGCTGAAGGACATGTGCCAAGGGGAGACCTGA
- the LOC135236388 gene encoding thrombopoietin-like isoform X1: MDLNRALLLLLYMAASEVQDIQTRPIDFVCDYQARRSMNKVEEIKSAMGECDGSDLLPSAIPLPCVGINMGAWRKKSLQQKRGQVLAALKVLTEGLKMVRAKTQNGCQSTLLERLEHSVTNYLHIVMNLDILQDKGEGQDFACQSRNTLNLDQVLMQYNKLLSGMLEMFMLELKDMCQGET, encoded by the exons ATGGATTTGAACA GAgccctgcttctgctgctgtataTGGCTGCTTCTGAGGTGCAGGACATTCAGACCAGACCAATCGATTTTGTGTGTGACTATCAAGCCAGGAGAAGCATGAACAAAGTGGAGGAGATTAAGTCTGCCATG GGGGAGTGTGATGGGTCTGACCTCCTCCCTTCTGCCATCCCGCTGCCATGTGTGGGAATAAACATGGGGGCCTGGAGGAAGAAATCA CTACAGCAGAAGAGGGGTCAAGTCTTGGCTGCTCTGAAGGTTCTTACAGAGGGTTTGAAGATGGTGAGGGCAAAGACCCAAAATGGGTGTCAGTCCACCCTGCTGGAGCGGCTGGAGCATAGTGTCACCAATTACCTGCACATAGTGATGAACCTGGATATCTTG CAGGACAAAGGCGAGGGCCAGGACTTTGCTTGTCAGAGCCGGAACACCCTGAATTTAGACCAGGTCCTCATGCAGTACAACAAGCTGCTCAGTGGCATGCTGGAAATGTTTATGCTGGAGCTGAAGGACATGTGCCAAGGGGAGACCTGA
- the LOC135236163 gene encoding RING finger protein 39-like, producing the protein MKSQMQGRDWTTAESTEMWDVLEEPSSCPSCGREFDVPLLLPCSHTLCGSCVEAAAGGSSGAPSSGAPSSGAAPGQAAGAPVCALPCPCCHLPVELPCWDWASATRCLPLNPTLARRPGAGETEEDQDRGRRQGAGRKNESEEETLGKQKDPKTCLQAEPCCVDAHALLGQATLNEYADWPQGGTVDLHEEEMVQSVRGLVFSLDPSTAAPPLLLSGSALTVTFQGQDPLAQATGAAGLPVALEHQDPSPLPQVCAALTITRGQFYWEVDVCNSACYRIGVSSVDTARGWWLERRGGSFSAVFDGRREPLPAVPPQIKTVGVFLNMGGGALSFHNALTQEHLATLPSRFGLGVCPALGLGQGRLRLRCGLPPPPHVFLCRSSAYRCPAGAGAGRWRRDVRFHSIRTFIQKFEELSAAESDSGLVSSFSSCSTLASLPDPGP; encoded by the exons ATGAAGTCGCAGATGCAGGGCAGGGATTGGACGACTGCAGAGAGTACAGAGATGTGGGACGTCTTAGAGGAGCCCTCCTCGTGCCCCTCGTGTGGGCGCGAATTCGACGTACCGCTGCTCCTCCCCTGCTCTCACACCCTGTGCGGGAGCTGCGtggaggcggcggcgggcgggtcCTCCGGCGCCCCCTCCTCCGGCGCCCCCTCCAGCGGCGCGGCGCCCGGGCAGGCTGCCGGTGCGCCCGTCTGCGccctcccctgcccctgctGCCACCTCCCGGTGGAGCTGCCCTGCTGGGACTGGGCTAGCGCCACCCGCTGCCTGCCCCTCAACCCGACTCTGGCGCGGAGGCCGGGCGCCGGAGAGACGGAGGAAGACCAGGACCGGGGGCGGCGACAGGGTGCGGGGAGAAAGAACGAGTCAGAGGAGGAGACTTTGGGGAAACAGAAGGACCCCAAGACCTGCCTGCAG GCAGAACCCTGCTGTGTAGATGCACATGCTCTCCTAGGGCAGGCCACATTAAATG AATACGCTGACTGGCCACAAGGTGGTACTGTAGATCTGCACGAAGAGGAGATGGTACAGTCAGTAAGAG GTCTGGTTTTTTCCCTGGATCCGTCCAcggctgcccctcccctccttctctctggcTCCGCCCTCACCGTGACCTTCCAGGGACAGGACCCTCTGGCCCAGGCAACCGGGGCAGCAGGGCTCCCTGTGGCCCTGGAGCACCAGGACCCCAGCCCCCTTCCTCAGGTGTGTGCAGCACTGACCATCACAAGGGGGCAGTTCTACTGGGAGGTTGATGTCTGCAACAGCGCCTGCTACAGGATAG GAGTGAGCTCTGTGGACACCGCGCGCGGATGGTGGCTGGAGAGGAGGGGCGGTTCCTTCTCTGCGGTGTTCGACGGGCGCAGGGAGCCGCTGCCTGCCGTACCCCCCCAGATCAAAACCGTGGGGGTGTTCCTGAACATGGGTGGGGGAGCCCTGAGCTTCCATAACGCCCTGACTCAAGAGCACCTGGCCACCCTGCCTTCCCGATTTGGCCTGGGGGTCTGTCCGGCGCTGGGCCTGGGGCAGGGCCGGCTGAGGCTGAGGTGCGGCCTTCCTCCTCCGCCCCACGTCTTCCTCTGCCGCAGCTCGGCCTACCGCTGCCCCGCCGGGGCGGGCGCGGGCCGCTGGCGCCGGGACGTCCGCTTCCACTCCATCCGAACCTTCATCCAGAAGTTCGAGGAGCTCTCGGCTGCGGAGTCGGATTCCGGCCTGGTGTCCAGCTTCAGCTCCTGTTCCACTCTGGCCTCCCTTCCAGACCCAGGCCCCTAG